The following proteins are encoded in a genomic region of Pungitius pungitius chromosome 19, fPunPun2.1, whole genome shotgun sequence:
- the otulina gene encoding OTU deubiquitinase with linear linkage specificity a: protein MMTYSSQKSLLRQHASPFPPAVVPDACDALTACSRRSLHVNLTMSWIKAVSHSEDVFDEYADDLSLQSKEWASNMKKRVRDGYVDGVDAGEDASLQAGFDLGFREGAARTVALGRLKGIVGAIHCWCQIEHPERPVPASVTDLLQRVSQHEDEVMDGIRRALENPPPSVSSVSESIEDLKVEQADSGGCGNEGCKEMDCCKKGEKKDPDLPRSGSTDCTSCSGESLNCLRLRCLDLVSELELPQELIAHIQELKDV, encoded by the exons ATGATGACGTACTCCAGCCAGAAGTCGCTGCTACGGCAACACGCCAGCCCGTTTCCTCCCGCTGTGGTCCCAGATGCGTGTGATGCGTTAACCGCCTGTTCCCGTCGCAGCCTTCACGTGAACCTCACGATGTCTTGGATTAAAGCAGTTTCCCACAGCGAAGACGTCTTCGACGAGTACGCGGACGACCTCAGCTTACAGAGCAAAGAGTGGGCTTCCAACATGAAGAAGAGAGTCCGG GACGGTTACGTCGACGGGGTCGATGCCGGAGAGGACGCCTCGCTCCAGGCCGGTTTCGACCTGGGTTTCAGGGAAGGAGCCGCCCGGACCGTGGCCCTGGGACGGCTCAAAGGAATCGTGGG GGCCATACATTGCTGGTGCCAGATTGAACATCCGGAAAGGCCCGTGCCGGCCTCCGTGACCGACCTACTGCAGCGGGTGTCCCAGCACGAAGACGAGGTCATGGACGGCATCCGGAGGGCCTTGGAGAATCCTCCTCCCAGCGTGAGCTCCGTCTCTGAGAGCATTGAGGATCTGAAGGTGGAGCAAGCGGATTCCGGAGGATGTGGAAATGAAGGGTGTAAAGAAATGGACTGCTGCAAGAAGGGGGAAAAGAAGGACCCGGACCTGCCTCGTTCTGGGTCCACTGACTGCACCTCGTGCTCAGGTGAAAGCCTGAACTGCCTCCGGCTGCGCTGCTTGGATCTGGTGTCGGAGCTGGAACTGCCACAGGAGCTGATCGCTCACATACAGGAGCTGAAGGACGTGTAG